A region from the Flavobacteriales bacterium genome encodes:
- a CDS encoding CsbD family protein, whose protein sequence is MSATTDKIKGNWNEIKGKLKQQYADLTDNDLLYAEGKEDELVGRLQNKLGQTKEQVHELIERLGKPTHERKANS, encoded by the coding sequence ATGAGTGCTACAACGGACAAGATCAAAGGCAACTGGAACGAGATCAAAGGCAAGCTGAAGCAGCAGTACGCCGACCTCACCGACAACGATCTGCTCTACGCCGAGGGCAAGGAAGATGAACTGGTCGGCCGCCTGCAGAATAAGCTCGGCCAGACGAAAGAACAGGTGCACGAGCTGATCGAGCGCTTGGGCAAGCCCACGCACGAGCGGAAGGCGAACAGCTGA
- a CDS encoding DUF4440 domain-containing protein produces MRTSTLFPIAVCGLALFAACSSPAPSEPMAAPAVDAAALTATIQGMEDAYATAAAAKNVDAVMSYYADDVVSYGMHREPLMGKASLRQDMADKMANDTLGRTPTFKVIDVFAGTDHVTEIGSWTDTDKTGAVVDQGTYFAIFKKSGDSWQCVREISTSSKAKEEAAVAAVQP; encoded by the coding sequence ATGCGCACAAGCACCTTGTTCCCCATTGCTGTCTGCGGTCTCGCGCTCTTCGCCGCCTGCAGCAGCCCTGCACCCAGCGAGCCCATGGCCGCGCCCGCCGTGGATGCAGCTGCCCTCACCGCCACCATCCAAGGCATGGAGGATGCCTATGCCACAGCCGCAGCCGCCAAGAACGTGGATGCCGTGATGAGCTATTACGCCGACGATGTGGTGAGCTACGGCATGCACCGCGAACCCCTCATGGGCAAGGCCAGCCTGCGCCAGGACATGGCCGATAAGATGGCCAACGACACCTTGGGCCGCACGCCCACCTTCAAGGTCATCGATGTCTTCGCTGGCACCGACCACGTGACCGAGATCGGCTCGTGGACCGACACCGACAAGACCGGCGCGGTGGTGGACCAAGGCACCTACTTCGCCATCTTCAAGAAGAGCGGCGACAGCTGGCAGTGCGTGCGCGAGATCAGCACCAGCAGCAAGGCCAAGGAGGAAGCCGCCGTGGCCGCGGTGCAGCCCTGA